One part of the Lotus japonicus ecotype B-129 chromosome 2, LjGifu_v1.2 genome encodes these proteins:
- the LOC130736859 gene encoding uncharacterized protein LOC130736859 — MADTDSTTGSPIGDTTMVPPPTAPPTSSPAKSDFHPALAVTNIKNNIPFKLEIDKDHYAMWAELFETHAHATQVLHHIIPQADMEPHARTDASYARWATLDSTVKQWIYSTISFDLLSTVMEKGSTAMATWNRIASMFEDNQNSRAVALDQDFISTRMEDFIIINVLR; from the coding sequence ATGGCTGATACTGATTCTACCACGGGTTCTCCAATTGGCGACACCACTATGGTTCCCCCGCCGACGGCGCCGCCGACGTCCTCCCCTGCCAAGTCGGATTTCCATCCGGCCCTTGCTGtcaccaatatcaaaaacaacattcctTTTAAACTCGAGATAGACAAGGATCATTATGCTATGTGGGCTGAATTGTTTGAGACTCATGCTCACGCCACTCAGGTGCTCCACCACATCATTCCTCAAGCTGACATGGAGCCTCATGCGCGCACCGATGCTTCCTATGCtcggtgggccactcttgactcTACCGTCAAACAGTGGATTTATTCCACCATCTCCTTCGACCTTCTCTCCACTGTTATGGAGAAAGGTTCTACTGCTATGGCTACTTGGAACCGTATAGCTTCTATGTTTGAGGACAATCAGAACTCTCGTGCAGTCGCTCTCGACCAGGATTTCATCTCCACTCGCATGGAGGATTTCATCATTATTAATGTTCTACGCTAA